The following is a genomic window from Desulfuromonas sp..
CGGGCCATCGGCCGGCATCACCATGGCCACGGCCCTGGCCTCAGCGTTGACCGGGCGGGTCGTTGACCGGGATCTGGCCATGACGGGGGAGATCACCCTTCGCGGCAGGGTTCTGCCTATCGGCGGTCTCAAGGAGAAGCTCCTTGCGGCCAAAAGGGCTGGGATTACAAGGGTTGTTATCCCCCAGTAGAACGAGAAGAACCTGGAGGACGTTCCCCCTCAGATCCTCAAGGCTCTCGATGTTATGCCCGTCTCCCACATGGACCAGGTCCTCGAGGAGGCTCTCATGGTTGCGGCCCCCATTGGGGGAAGGCCCGAGGGTCCCGACCTGAAGCCTGCTGTCGAGGAGCCGGTACGTCACTAAATTTAAGGCTTTCAGGCAAATATTCTCTTGACACTCTTTTCTGAAGTTTGCTATAAATAGCGCGCTTTCAGCAGTGCTTTTAATAATTCCTAATTGGGAGGTATGTTGTGACTAAAGCGGACCTTGTTAATGCGATGGCGGAAAAGGCGGGGCTGAGCAAGACTGATGCAGAGAAGGCTCTCAAGGGCTTTGTCGATGCCGTGACAGAGGCCCTGAAGGCTGGTGAGAAGGTCGCCCTCGTCGGTTTCGGTACCTTCAGCGTCGGCGAGCGCGCTGCCCGTACCGGTCAGAACCCCCAGACTGGTGAGAAGATTCAGATTGCCGCCGCCAAGACTCCCAAGTTTAAGGCTGGCAAAGCTCTGAAAGACGCTGTACAGTAGTTTCGGGTATCCGCTGCGCTAAGCGGGTTTCTGTTTAAGGAAATTAGGGAACGGAAAATAGCCGCCTTCCTGCAGTACGAATTCGCCTATTTTCTGTTTCCTATTTTCTTCTGCGGGGCTGTAGTAGAGTCGGTTACAACGCCGGCCTGTCACGCCGGAGGTCGCGGGTTCGAGTCCCGTCAGCCCCGCCATTTTATACCCTTGGGCGAATAGCTCAGCTGGGAGAGCATCGGCCTTACAAGCCGAGGGTCACAGGTTCGAGCCCTGTTTCGCCCACCACTTTGTAAGGCTTAATGGCCTTGCTTTGAATTGTACACGAGGGGCTGTAGTAGAGTCGGTTACAACGCCGGCCTGTCACGCCGGAGGTCGCGGGTTCGAGTCCCGTCAGCCCCGCCAGATCACAAGGAGGCGACCCTGATGGGTCGCCTTTTTTGTGTCTTGGACCAGGTTCTTTTCGAAAGCCGGCCATCTTTTTTGTTCGGGCTTTCAG
Proteins encoded in this region:
- a CDS encoding HU family DNA-binding protein, with protein sequence MTKADLVNAMAEKAGLSKTDAEKALKGFVDAVTEALKAGEKVALVGFGTFSVGERAARTGQNPQTGEKIQIAAAKTPKFKAGKALKDAVQ